Proteins co-encoded in one Jeotgalibacillus malaysiensis genomic window:
- a CDS encoding arginine-tRNA ligase: protein MDYQSLFAEALYQQLKDQLKLEKVVQLIEKPKFDDMGDYAFPCFELAKIFRKAPNQIAGELADKLELPSLFEKVEAVGGYVNVFLKQGEVSGSVVAEVIQEKANYGTLHQGSGEVITIDFSSPNIAKPFSMGHLRSTVIGHSLARIAEKNGFEVVRINHLGDWGTQFGKLIAAYKLWGNEEKIRENPIKELLTLYVKFHDEAEHDASLIDEGRLWFKRLEDEDQEARELWKWFREESLKEFNHIYELLGVTFDSTQGEAFYNDKMDRVVKLLEDKQLLEESEGALVVETAEGVPPCLIKKKDGTTLYATRDLAAAIYRHETYGSSRSLYVVGNEQTLHFKQLFEVLGKMGYEWSLGLKHVPFGMMLEDGKKMSTRKGKVVLLEEVLKEAVSLARKNIADKNPSLTDKERVAYQVGTGAVMFHDLKNHRLNDVEFSLDAMLKFEGETGPYVQYTYARASSILRKGGYQESTEPLIFDNDQAWRVVKSLMDFPEAVKRAFDGNDPSQIAKYVLELAKSFNQYYGNVRILDAAEGRQEKLALVHAVQVVLKEGLYLLGVEAPEEM, encoded by the coding sequence GTGGATTATCAATCGTTATTTGCAGAAGCGTTATATCAACAGTTAAAGGACCAGCTTAAGTTAGAAAAGGTGGTTCAGCTGATCGAAAAACCGAAATTTGATGACATGGGTGACTATGCTTTTCCGTGCTTTGAGCTGGCAAAGATTTTTCGGAAAGCGCCTAATCAGATTGCCGGGGAACTTGCTGATAAGCTTGAATTGCCTTCGCTTTTTGAAAAAGTGGAAGCGGTCGGTGGTTATGTGAATGTCTTTTTAAAACAGGGGGAAGTGTCGGGTTCAGTCGTTGCAGAAGTGATTCAGGAGAAAGCGAACTATGGCACTCTGCATCAAGGAAGCGGCGAGGTCATCACGATTGACTTTTCCTCTCCAAACATCGCAAAACCCTTTTCTATGGGACATCTGCGCTCAACAGTGATTGGTCATTCGCTTGCGAGGATTGCTGAGAAAAACGGCTTTGAGGTTGTGCGCATTAATCACCTTGGCGACTGGGGTACGCAGTTTGGCAAGCTCATTGCGGCTTATAAGCTCTGGGGTAATGAAGAGAAGATCCGTGAAAACCCGATTAAAGAGCTTCTGACACTCTATGTAAAATTTCATGATGAAGCGGAGCATGACGCGTCACTGATTGATGAGGGTCGCCTTTGGTTTAAGCGTCTTGAAGACGAGGATCAGGAAGCGCGCGAGCTGTGGAAGTGGTTCAGAGAGGAGTCGCTGAAGGAGTTTAACCATATTTATGAGCTGCTTGGCGTTACGTTTGATTCAACGCAGGGAGAGGCTTTTTACAATGACAAAATGGATCGGGTTGTGAAGCTACTTGAGGATAAGCAGCTTTTAGAGGAATCTGAAGGTGCACTTGTAGTGGAGACGGCAGAAGGGGTGCCGCCCTGTCTGATTAAAAAGAAGGATGGCACGACGCTGTATGCAACGCGTGATCTGGCAGCTGCGATCTATCGTCACGAAACATACGGGTCATCGCGGTCGCTCTATGTTGTCGGCAATGAACAGACGCTGCATTTCAAGCAGCTGTTTGAGGTGCTTGGGAAGATGGGGTATGAGTGGAGCCTGGGACTGAAGCATGTTCCATTTGGCATGATGCTGGAGGATGGCAAGAAGATGTCTACGCGAAAAGGGAAAGTCGTGCTGCTTGAGGAAGTGCTGAAGGAAGCGGTCAGTCTTGCGCGTAAGAATATTGCAGATAAGAATCCTTCTCTGACTGACAAAGAGCGGGTTGCATACCAGGTAGGAACAGGTGCTGTGATGTTTCATGATTTAAAAAATCATCGTTTGAATGACGTGGAGTTCTCGCTTGATGCGATGCTGAAGTTTGAAGGGGAGACAGGTCCTTACGTTCAGTACACCTATGCGCGGGCATCTTCTATTTTAAGAAAAGGTGGCTATCAGGAAAGCACTGAACCACTGATTTTTGACAATGATCAGGCATGGCGTGTGGTTAAAAGTCTGATGGATTTTCCGGAAGCGGTGAAGCGTGCATTTGATGGAAATGATCCTTCTCAGATCGCAAAATATGTACTTGAACTGGCAAAATCGTTCAATCAGTATTACGGTAACGTGCGGATTCTGGATGCGGCAGAAGGCAGACAGGAGAAGCTTGCGCTGGTTCATGCAGTTCAGGTCGTGTTGAAGGAAGGTTTGTATTTGCTTGGAGTTGAGGCGCCTGAGGAGATGTAA
- a CDS encoding ribokinase produces MITVMGSLNIDLVTITDRFPTPGETIRGSGFSTVFGGKGANQAVAAARLGGQVKMVGKVGDDLYGESYIQHLKAENINVTRVSKESDYPTGTAAITVAEGDNQIIVVSGANGAVSKTYVNESLKDLEKGVLLVQLEVPDESVEEAMTIAKAQGMTVILNPAPFKPIPAEWWALADYITPNEHEAAALKADQNFKDEYKVKLVITYGSRGAAFIENGVETLIPAPEVEAVDTTGAGDTFNGALAVFLDKGFELRQAVEKAVQAASLSVTAAGAQGGMPYLKDLR; encoded by the coding sequence ATGATTACAGTAATGGGCAGTTTAAATATAGATTTAGTGACAATAACAGACAGGTTTCCGACACCAGGAGAGACCATTAGGGGGTCAGGTTTTTCCACAGTTTTTGGAGGCAAAGGTGCAAACCAGGCTGTTGCAGCAGCAAGGCTCGGCGGTCAGGTGAAGATGGTTGGAAAGGTAGGGGATGATCTGTATGGTGAAAGCTACATTCAGCATTTGAAAGCAGAAAACATAAATGTAACAAGGGTCAGCAAAGAGTCAGATTACCCGACAGGTACGGCTGCAATCACAGTAGCTGAAGGTGATAATCAAATCATCGTTGTTTCAGGCGCGAACGGAGCTGTTAGCAAGACATATGTGAATGAAAGTCTGAAGGATCTTGAAAAGGGCGTATTGCTCGTGCAGCTTGAAGTACCTGATGAGTCTGTGGAAGAGGCGATGACGATAGCAAAAGCGCAGGGTATGACAGTGATTTTGAATCCGGCTCCATTTAAACCGATTCCTGCTGAATGGTGGGCATTGGCAGACTATATTACACCTAATGAGCATGAAGCAGCAGCTTTAAAAGCGGATCAGAACTTTAAAGACGAGTATAAAGTAAAATTGGTTATCACTTATGGTAGTAGAGGTGCAGCTTTTATTGAAAATGGAGTAGAAACATTGATTCCTGCACCTGAAGTCGAAGCGGTTGATACAACGGGAGCCGGTGATACATTTAACGGTGCACTTGCTGTGTTTTTAGATAAAGGATTTGAGCTGAGACAAGCTGTTGAAAAAGCAGTTCAGGCGGCAAGCTTATCTGTTACAGCAGCAGGTGCTCAAGGCGGGATGCCTTATTTGAAGGATCTAAGATGA
- a CDS encoding glyoxalase, with the protein MGFEIFGGDIEQKWLIVKNGETVIGLFEGMFEKNLLTFNPGWNQNAENLDSFTDIRELQQHLKTSGIPLISEADETGSGPASLTLEDPDGNPILIDQHR; encoded by the coding sequence TTGGGATTTGAGATATTTGGCGGTGACATAGAACAAAAATGGCTGATAGTAAAGAATGGTGAAACCGTCATTGGATTATTCGAGGGGATGTTCGAAAAGAACCTGCTAACTTTCAATCCGGGGTGGAATCAAAATGCAGAAAACCTGGATTCATTCACCGATATCCGTGAACTGCAACAACATTTGAAAACCTCAGGGATCCCTTTAATAAGCGAAGCGGATGAAACAGGGTCAGGCCCTGCAAGTCTCACACTCGAAGATCCGGACGGCAATCCAATTCTGATTGATCAGCACAGATAA
- a CDS encoding acetyltransferase → MEIELVKAVEADAEEILHAQVESFSELLKRYQDTDTNPANETVDRVLARINRPDGALYKVMMDGRLAGAICIYWKEEGHFWISPMFIRPSFQSRGIAQQVIFQVEKLYPVAVSWELATILEEEKNCYLYEKAGYLKTGVSKRLNDYATLVYYKKSV, encoded by the coding sequence ATGGAGATCGAACTTGTAAAAGCAGTTGAAGCGGATGCAGAAGAGATTTTACATGCTCAGGTCGAGTCATTTTCAGAGCTGCTTAAGCGTTATCAGGATACGGACACAAATCCTGCAAATGAAACAGTAGATCGAGTGCTGGCAAGGATTAATCGGCCGGACGGGGCTTTATATAAAGTGATGATGGACGGCAGGCTTGCGGGAGCAATCTGTATTTACTGGAAAGAAGAAGGTCATTTTTGGATCAGTCCGATGTTTATAAGACCTTCATTTCAAAGTAGAGGCATTGCGCAACAAGTGATATTTCAAGTTGAAAAACTTTATCCGGTAGCTGTTTCATGGGAACTTGCCACAATCTTAGAAGAAGAGAAGAACTGCTATTTATATGAAAAAGCCGGCTATCTTAAAACCGGCGTCAGCAAGCGTCTGAACGATTATGCAACTTTAGTGTATTACAAAAAATCCGTATAA
- a CDS encoding glyoxalase, translating to MKNQLMRVGTVYLPVSDPGTSAIWYQEKLGAVTNYSDDEKVILDLADQSFFLVKAEQDQSANFVDHRGNERFSLTFEVDGEAVLQDLHYRLKGLGVQTGEIEDRGHAGRNFVFSDPDGNLFDVWSELSPAYKERWGG from the coding sequence ATGAAAAATCAGTTAATGAGAGTCGGAACTGTTTATCTTCCTGTTTCAGATCCGGGTACATCTGCTATTTGGTACCAGGAAAAGCTTGGAGCAGTGACCAACTATTCAGATGATGAAAAAGTGATACTGGATCTGGCAGATCAAAGCTTTTTTCTCGTTAAAGCTGAACAGGATCAATCGGCAAACTTTGTGGATCACAGGGGAAATGAGCGTTTTTCGCTGACATTTGAAGTGGACGGCGAGGCTGTGCTTCAGGATTTACATTATAGATTGAAAGGTCTGGGCGTGCAGACTGGTGAGATTGAAGACAGGGGGCATGCAGGCAGAAATTTTGTGTTTTCAGATCCGGATGGCAATTTGTTTGACGTGTGGAGTGAGCTGAGTCCTGCATATAAAGAGAGGTGGGGCGGTTGA
- a CDS encoding tungsten formylmethanofuran dehydrogenase subunit C, producing MSRLNGKIAIITGGASGMGAEMARLFKANGATVIAADINEHNLEKIAALEHIHTKKLDVSSDENWATMVQEVKDEFGRIDILVNNAGISSEKALDQITQEDWLLLSKINSFGTFLGIKHVGNVMKEQQKGSIVNISSYTALIGMGNNAYSASKGAVRATSRAAAAELAPYQVRVNAIFPGTIETPMTDGLKEAKEALQMLVKATPMQRLGQPEEVANAALFLASDEASYIAGAELVIDGGYSAR from the coding sequence ATGTCTAGATTAAATGGAAAGATCGCAATCATTACAGGTGGCGCTTCCGGCATGGGAGCTGAAATGGCAAGGCTTTTCAAAGCAAACGGAGCCACAGTCATCGCCGCAGACATCAACGAACATAACCTGGAGAAGATCGCAGCACTTGAACATATTCATACAAAAAAGCTGGACGTGTCCTCAGATGAAAACTGGGCCACTATGGTTCAGGAAGTCAAAGATGAATTTGGCCGCATCGATATTTTAGTGAATAATGCAGGTATTTCTTCAGAAAAAGCGTTGGATCAGATTACACAAGAAGACTGGCTCTTACTCAGCAAAATTAACAGCTTTGGTACGTTTCTCGGGATCAAACATGTTGGCAACGTAATGAAAGAGCAGCAAAAAGGCTCAATTGTAAATATCTCATCCTACACCGCACTGATTGGAATGGGGAATAATGCATACTCCGCTTCAAAAGGGGCTGTTCGCGCTACGTCAAGAGCTGCAGCCGCAGAGCTTGCACCCTACCAGGTCCGAGTGAACGCAATCTTCCCGGGTACAATCGAAACACCAATGACTGACGGCTTAAAAGAAGCAAAAGAAGCGCTCCAGATGCTCGTAAAAGCAACACCAATGCAGCGCCTCGGTCAGCCTGAGGAAGTCGCAAATGCAGCACTCTTTTTAGCATCTGATGAAGCGTCCTATATTGCTGGCGCAGAATTAGTTATCGATGGCGGTTATTCCGCAAGATAA
- a CDS encoding guanosine 5'-monophosphate oxidoreductase, translated as MDNVFDYEDIQLIPAKCVVNSRSECDTSVKFGKHTFKLPVVPANMQTIIDEKIAVHLAENGYFYIMHRFEPEARISFIKEMQAKDLITSISVGVKSEEYGFIEELTSANLVPDYITIDIAHGHSNAVIEMIKHIKQHLPESFVIAGNVGTPEAVRELENAGADATKVGIGPGKVCITKIKTGFGTGGWQLAALRWCAKAASKPIIADGGIRTHGDIAKSVRFGASMVMIGSLFAGHEESPGETTEVDGKRVKEYFGSASEFQKGEKKNVEGKKMFVEHKGSLQDTLTEMEQDLQSSISYAGGKTLESIKHVDYVVVKNSIFNGDKVY; from the coding sequence ATGGATAATGTATTTGATTATGAAGATATTCAATTAATTCCCGCAAAATGTGTCGTTAACAGCCGTTCAGAGTGCGATACATCAGTCAAGTTTGGTAAGCACACATTTAAGCTGCCGGTCGTTCCGGCAAATATGCAGACAATTATTGATGAAAAGATTGCAGTGCATTTAGCTGAAAACGGTTACTTTTATATCATGCACCGCTTCGAACCGGAAGCACGTATTTCATTTATCAAAGAGATGCAGGCAAAAGACCTGATTACATCGATCAGTGTTGGTGTGAAATCAGAAGAATACGGCTTTATCGAAGAGCTTACTTCCGCTAATTTAGTACCGGATTATATCACAATCGATATCGCGCACGGCCACTCGAATGCCGTCATCGAAATGATTAAGCATATCAAACAGCATCTGCCTGAGAGCTTTGTGATCGCTGGAAACGTGGGTACACCTGAAGCAGTCAGAGAGCTTGAGAATGCCGGCGCTGACGCAACAAAAGTGGGTATCGGACCTGGTAAAGTATGTATCACAAAAATTAAAACCGGCTTCGGCACTGGCGGCTGGCAATTAGCAGCACTTCGCTGGTGTGCAAAAGCAGCAAGCAAGCCAATCATTGCTGATGGTGGCATTCGTACACACGGCGATATCGCAAAATCAGTCCGCTTCGGCGCATCGATGGTGATGATCGGTTCGCTATTCGCCGGTCACGAGGAATCGCCTGGTGAAACAACAGAAGTAGACGGCAAACGTGTGAAAGAATATTTCGGTTCAGCATCAGAATTCCAAAAAGGCGAAAAGAAAAATGTTGAAGGTAAGAAGATGTTCGTCGAGCATAAAGGCTCCCTTCAGGATACACTGACTGAAATGGAACAGGATCTGCAGTCATCGATTTCATACGCAGGCGGTAAAACGCTTGAGTCGATTAAGCATGTAGATTATGTTGTGGTGAAGAATTCGATTTTTAACGGGGATAAGGTTTATTGA
- a CDS encoding glycerophosphodiester phosphodiesterase — protein sequence MTTFYAHRGASTMCPENTMAAFRQALREKADGIEIDVQLSKDGEAVVIHDETVDRTTDGTGAVKDMTVLELKQLDAGSWYNQACKEETIPLLEEVLKWISRTDLKLNIELKTDREPYPGIEQVVIDAVKRHELKERVVLSSFNLETLRRVREISQSVSIAVLVWDNVDGIVKCARHLGADAIHARPGFMHTAESLRAEAAGLPIRLYTINEPEDLKGIAPGFIDAVFTDSPARLRRALGGAVGTEVAVSILE from the coding sequence ATGACAACCTTTTATGCTCATCGCGGGGCAAGCACGATGTGTCCTGAAAATACAATGGCCGCTTTCAGACAGGCACTGCGTGAAAAAGCCGACGGAATCGAAATTGATGTACAGCTTTCAAAGGACGGAGAAGCCGTTGTCATCCATGATGAAACCGTAGACCGCACGACTGACGGAACAGGTGCGGTGAAAGACATGACCGTGCTCGAGCTCAAGCAGCTTGATGCAGGCAGCTGGTATAACCAGGCTTGTAAGGAAGAAACCATTCCGCTTTTAGAAGAAGTACTGAAATGGATATCCAGGACAGACCTCAAGCTGAATATTGAGCTGAAAACCGATCGTGAGCCATATCCCGGGATTGAGCAGGTTGTTATTGATGCAGTTAAACGCCATGAGTTGAAGGAGAGAGTCGTTCTCTCTTCTTTTAACCTTGAAACACTGAGACGCGTACGTGAGATCAGTCAGTCCGTCTCGATCGCCGTTCTCGTATGGGACAATGTTGACGGTATCGTCAAATGCGCACGCCACCTCGGTGCAGATGCGATCCATGCGCGACCTGGATTCATGCACACAGCAGAATCACTGCGCGCAGAAGCAGCCGGGCTGCCAATCAGGCTTTACACGATTAACGAACCGGAAGATTTAAAAGGCATTGCGCCAGGGTTTATCGATGCAGTGTTTACTGATTCGCCGGCGCGATTGAGGAGGGCGCTTGGTGGCGCGGTGGGGACGGAGGTTGCTGTGTCGATTTTGGAATGA
- a CDS encoding glycerol-3-phosphate ABC transporter substrate-binding protein — protein MKKLWIGSTAMALLLAACSSETDEAVQTTDATAAPAEEEGKTEVVFWHAMSGELETALNTLVDDFNASQEEYEVEPVFQGTYEEALTKLNTVAGTEESPAMMQVFEVGTKFMIDSGHIQPVQDFIDEEGFDTSVWEENITNYYSVDGVQYSMPFNSSTPVLIYNKDAFEAAGLDPEQAPMTYSELQEAATALTEGDQKGFSILNYGWFFEELVAAQGGLFVDAENGREGQATEAVFNGEEGLNVFNLIKDMHDEGTFYNSGQNWDDMRAAFQSGATAMILDSSAGVKGMIDNAPFEVGVGYLPVPDDAERNGVIIGGASLWMAEAIDAEQKQGAWEFMKYASSAEAQAQWHVDTGYFAINPAAYDEQVVVDQWEQYPQLKVTVDQLKETQANAATGGALISVFPEARQRVVNAMESLYQGADPQEALDQAAEETNRALEVEAAKNGN, from the coding sequence ATGAAAAAGCTTTGGATCGGTTCAACTGCAATGGCACTACTTTTAGCAGCATGTTCTAGTGAAACAGATGAGGCAGTTCAGACAACAGACGCAACAGCAGCTCCGGCTGAAGAGGAGGGCAAAACAGAGGTTGTATTCTGGCATGCAATGAGCGGTGAGCTTGAGACTGCACTCAATACTTTAGTGGATGATTTCAACGCTTCACAGGAAGAATATGAGGTTGAGCCTGTGTTCCAGGGAACATATGAAGAAGCGCTGACAAAGCTGAACACGGTTGCCGGTACAGAGGAATCTCCAGCAATGATGCAGGTGTTTGAAGTCGGCACGAAATTTATGATTGATTCAGGTCATATCCAGCCGGTTCAGGACTTTATTGATGAAGAAGGCTTTGATACTTCTGTTTGGGAAGAGAATATCACGAACTATTACAGCGTAGACGGCGTTCAGTACTCCATGCCATTTAACTCGTCAACGCCGGTCCTCATTTACAATAAAGATGCATTTGAAGCGGCTGGACTTGATCCGGAGCAGGCGCCAATGACGTACAGTGAGCTGCAGGAAGCGGCAACAGCACTGACTGAAGGCGACCAGAAGGGCTTCTCGATTTTAAACTATGGCTGGTTCTTTGAAGAGCTTGTTGCAGCGCAGGGCGGACTGTTCGTTGATGCTGAAAATGGACGTGAAGGCCAGGCGACTGAAGCTGTATTTAACGGAGAAGAAGGACTGAACGTATTTAACCTGATCAAGGATATGCATGACGAAGGAACATTCTATAACTCAGGTCAGAACTGGGATGACATGCGTGCTGCGTTCCAGTCAGGCGCAACGGCAATGATTCTTGATTCATCTGCCGGTGTAAAAGGGATGATCGATAACGCACCGTTTGAAGTGGGCGTTGGCTACCTGCCAGTCCCGGACGATGCAGAGCGTAACGGTGTGATCATCGGTGGCGCGTCACTCTGGATGGCTGAAGCAATCGACGCTGAGCAGAAACAGGGTGCGTGGGAATTCATGAAGTACGCATCATCAGCTGAAGCGCAGGCGCAGTGGCACGTAGATACAGGCTACTTTGCAATCAACCCGGCAGCATACGATGAGCAGGTTGTTGTGGACCAGTGGGAACAGTATCCTCAGCTGAAAGTAACAGTTGATCAGCTAAAAGAAACGCAGGCAAACGCAGCAACAGGCGGTGCACTGATCTCTGTGTTCCCTGAAGCAAGACAGCGCGTTGTGAATGCAATGGAAAGCCTTTATCAGGGAGCAGATCCTCAGGAAGCACTGGATCAGGCAGCAGAAGAAACAAATCGTGCACTTGAAGTAGAGGCAGCAAAGAACGGAAACTGA
- a CDS encoding glycerol-3-phosphate ABC transporter permease: protein MGKKVLLYMTLTVSGLAMVFPILYAFLISFMQGGEVLQGSLWPETFSLANYVSAFERVPLLTYLWNSLLVSVLIMAGQLVLCSLAAFAFVFIEFKGREWTFYLFISTMMIPWEATMVPNFQTVQSLGWLNSYAGLTIPFFAMAFGTFLLRQQFKTIPKELYEASQIAGISKLRFFTGVVLPVAKTTMTTLAIYSFLTAWNMYLWPLLVTNNEANRTVQIGLKQMQTQEIASDWGVVMAGVVMVILPTLILLFAGQKQLQEGLTQGALK from the coding sequence ATGGGGAAAAAGGTTTTACTTTATATGACGCTCACCGTCTCAGGACTTGCGATGGTGTTCCCGATTCTTTACGCCTTTCTCATAAGCTTTATGCAGGGTGGAGAGGTGCTGCAGGGTTCTCTGTGGCCGGAAACTTTCTCTCTTGCAAACTATGTGTCTGCGTTTGAGCGTGTGCCGCTTTTAACGTATTTATGGAACAGTCTGCTCGTGTCCGTGCTGATTATGGCGGGGCAGCTGGTGCTTTGCAGTTTGGCGGCGTTTGCGTTTGTATTTATTGAGTTCAAGGGACGCGAGTGGACCTTCTATTTGTTTATTTCCACAATGATGATTCCTTGGGAAGCGACGATGGTGCCGAACTTTCAGACTGTGCAGTCACTTGGCTGGCTGAACAGCTATGCAGGGCTGACGATTCCGTTTTTCGCAATGGCATTTGGCACGTTTTTATTACGCCAGCAGTTCAAGACGATTCCAAAAGAGTTGTATGAAGCGTCCCAGATTGCGGGGATCAGCAAGCTCAGATTTTTCACAGGGGTCGTGCTGCCAGTTGCAAAAACGACGATGACAACACTTGCAATTTACAGCTTTTTAACGGCATGGAATATGTATTTATGGCCGCTTCTCGTGACAAATAATGAAGCGAACCGCACTGTTCAGATCGGTCTGAAGCAGATGCAGACCCAGGAGATTGCAAGTGACTGGGGCGTTGTAATGGCTGGTGTGGTCATGGTGATTTTACCAACATTGATTCTATTATTTGCAGGGCAAAAACAACTTCAGGAAGGCCTCACACAAGGGGCGCTAAAATAA
- a CDS encoding glycerol-3-phosphate ABC transporter permease gives MTTIQHEFTDDRHVERKRAWSNWMTGMLFLLPSLILFGVFLFYPMVRTVYLSLFLTDSQGVPVVFVGWENFLNLFQSASFQLSAKATALFVLYTVPAGIVLATALAVLANQKLRGIGLFRTMFSATMGMSVAASSVIWMFLFNPSIGLFNRILAALNIPGVQWLLDPQYALLSVSVATIWMNTGFAFLILLGGLQNIDQSLYESARIAGVSESYKLRKITLPMLSPTLFFVTTVSLINAFQTFGQVDLLTKGGPMESTNVIVYSIYKDAFINYNVGSASAQAVLLFVAVLVVTVLQFKIGERKVHYQ, from the coding sequence ATGACGACGATTCAGCATGAATTCACTGATGACCGTCATGTAGAGCGGAAGCGGGCCTGGTCAAACTGGATGACCGGCATGCTGTTTTTACTGCCGTCGCTGATTCTATTCGGTGTATTTCTCTTTTATCCGATGGTCCGGACGGTGTACTTAAGTCTGTTTTTAACGGATTCGCAGGGTGTGCCGGTTGTATTTGTCGGCTGGGAGAACTTTTTGAATCTGTTTCAGTCGGCAAGCTTTCAGCTGAGTGCAAAGGCGACGGCGCTGTTTGTGCTTTATACGGTGCCTGCAGGAATTGTGCTTGCGACGGCGCTCGCAGTGCTCGCGAACCAGAAGCTGAGAGGCATCGGGCTTTTCCGGACAATGTTCTCTGCAACGATGGGGATGAGTGTGGCAGCGTCTTCTGTGATCTGGATGTTTCTATTTAACCCGTCAATCGGACTGTTCAACCGGATTCTGGCTGCGCTGAATATTCCGGGCGTGCAGTGGCTGCTTGATCCGCAGTATGCACTGCTGTCTGTGTCAGTTGCGACGATCTGGATGAATACGGGCTTTGCCTTTTTGATTCTGCTTGGCGGCCTGCAGAATATTGATCAGTCTCTGTATGAAAGTGCACGGATTGCAGGGGTGAGTGAGTCTTATAAGCTGCGAAAAATTACGCTGCCGATGCTCTCGCCGACACTCTTTTTCGTGACAACGGTTTCGCTGATCAATGCATTTCAGACGTTTGGGCAGGTTGACCTTTTAACAAAAGGAGGGCCGATGGAGTCGACAAATGTGATTGTGTATTCCATTTATAAGGATGCGTTTATCAATTATAACGTCGGGTCTGCGAGTGCCCAGGCTGTGCTGTTGTTTGTAGCGGTGCTTGTGGTGACGGTGCTTCAGTTCAAAATCGGTGAAAGGAAGGTGCACTATCAGTGA
- a CDS encoding glycerol-3-phosphate ABC transporter ATP-binding protein — translation MRKVELKGITKSYDGKHDVLKAIDVMIEPGEFFVLVGPSGCGKSTMLRMIAGLESITSGELALDGKRANALSPSERDLSMVFQNYALYPHLTVEQNITFGLHVKKVSKREQKERCKEVCEMLGLSDYMKRKPRELSGGQRQRVALARAVVTQAPLCLMDEPLSNLDAKLRAKMRSEIRQLQRKLGLTMIYVTHDQTEAMTMADRMMILSDGDVQQIGRPLDVYNNPANTFVASFIGSPPMNLIDAEMKDSVLVADGHWMTPVTADMKQKIGSGRVTLGVRPEHIALAKDTEPGFLVQVANVEVLGTETLVTFDFGEETQWIAKWPGQSGVQPGEQIRICVDDRHLALFSAETGERIVCEPVPAKKVSL, via the coding sequence ATGAGGAAAGTGGAGTTGAAGGGGATTACGAAATCCTATGATGGCAAGCATGATGTGCTAAAAGCGATTGACGTCATGATTGAGCCGGGCGAGTTTTTTGTACTCGTCGGTCCATCAGGATGTGGGAAAAGTACGATGCTCCGCATGATTGCAGGGCTTGAGTCAATTACATCAGGGGAGCTTGCGCTAGACGGGAAGCGGGCGAATGCGTTAAGCCCGAGTGAGCGTGATCTCTCAATGGTGTTTCAGAATTACGCGCTTTATCCGCATTTAACTGTAGAGCAGAATATCACATTTGGCCTGCACGTGAAAAAAGTTTCAAAAAGAGAGCAGAAAGAGCGCTGTAAGGAAGTGTGCGAGATGCTTGGGCTGAGTGATTATATGAAGCGGAAGCCGCGTGAGCTTTCAGGAGGGCAGCGTCAGCGTGTGGCATTAGCGCGTGCAGTTGTGACACAGGCGCCGCTTTGTCTGATGGATGAGCCGCTTTCTAATCTTGATGCGAAGCTGCGTGCGAAAATGCGCTCAGAGATCAGGCAGCTTCAAAGAAAGCTTGGTCTGACGATGATTTATGTGACGCATGACCAGACAGAGGCGATGACGATGGCGGACCGGATGATGATTCTATCAGACGGGGACGTGCAGCAGATTGGGCGTCCGCTTGATGTGTATAACAATCCGGCAAATACATTTGTTGCGTCCTTTATCGGCTCCCCGCCGATGAATCTGATCGATGCTGAAATGAAAGATTCCGTCCTTGTCGCAGACGGTCACTGGATGACCCCGGTCACTGCAGATATGAAGCAGAAGATCGGTTCAGGGCGCGTCACGCTTGGTGTGAGACCTGAACATATTGCACTTGCAAAGGATACGGAGCCTGGTTTTTTGGTTCAGGTGGCAAACGTTGAGGTGCTCGGCACAGAAACGCTTGTGACATTTGACTTTGGTGAGGAAACGCAGTGGATCGCGAAATGGCCGGGCCAAAGCGGTGTGCAGCCTGGCGAGCAGATCAGAATATGTGTGGATGACCGTCACTTGGCGTTATTTTCAGCTGAAACGGGTGAGCGGATTGTATGTGAGCCGGTGCCTGCTAAGAAGGTGTCGTTATGA